In Myxocyprinus asiaticus isolate MX2 ecotype Aquarium Trade chromosome 32, UBuf_Myxa_2, whole genome shotgun sequence, one genomic interval encodes:
- the LOC127423666 gene encoding myocardin-related transcription factor A-like isoform X4 gives MAIHPVLQLKLQQRRTREELVSQGIMPPLKSPAAFHEQRRSLERARTEDYLKRKIRSRPERSELVRMHILEETSAEPSLQAKQMKLKRARLADDLNDKISHRPGPIELIHKNILPVHTLIVTESPKGESSSLDEDSSDALSPDPQGSQDSPLGLAPQHSPSDLLNMNGQASPTQFLSQAPPPLLRASDSSPPQNLANETTMANSSRPPTGQTKQQSKSSTDRTSQRLKKPKDNKPKVKKLKYHQYIPPDQKNDREPPPQLDSSYAKILHQQQLFLQLQIINQQQQHYNYHTILPAPPKLPTEKQQPSTNSGPSPSQTTSTCSTASSNKNGPTRQSQPTVGGAKPNTLPANLEEFKVAELKHELKLRGLTVSGTKNDLIERLKNYQEQNCGSSASGAGAVKTVSAQSSGAVPHQRKDVTVKMSAFPMAASTRVHTTTPPQIMRFSSTSSSPPVSPTPSDRSVAGLSPDETSCNGDVYGEMVSSPLTQLTLHPSPDHPSSIKEEPLGQMQASCSFSRPGPLSAAQPQVPGLVTTAGSAVPPLNKDQMLQEKDKQIEELTRMLRQKQRLVETLRSQLEQGKHGAATDGMDNTTTSDIPSLPNGVEVRVKEEIKEEMDTSEYLQKQVQPLKKMQTPCSQQTLLRLQQIHRVQLQQQQQQLQHQQMLVDLPNIQQQKTQLLQQQNQQMQVDPTKLQQEQGKIQVLQKQQQKTQLLQQQQKTQLLQQQQKAQLLQQQQLQKNQLQQQQKTQLLQQEQLQKNQLQQQQKTQLLQQKTQLLLQQQQQQKLQQLIIQQSQQKQLQTNQKKQQKSQNQPQQQSQTQQISQVFVNQQSGTQITTSFPLDLLKAHATPTLVTDSNGNRYLIAITSNGVDSLSGKSPQNKSNGRITLQRLQSTPTKLPSQSSTEIAGSANQSQAVREPITKVQKSGLHLNTTTVQESSPPVSAPPSFEPFFCEESNPLSKPSSPPSFKEVVCPTFDRHTLFTPSSPKLNPHPPQHFKENLSNNQQIDDLFEILIKSGEISSGFKANQDPSLSDLHSSPPTSSPHSSLLHLSPPIHHIDPSPSQKLPDTQDSPCSETGRLEDFLESTTGTPLLGAEPDGPLTLIDDLHNQMLSTSSILDHPPSPMDTSDLSFSPHPTSLDFEDPTLDGMDWLDIPVGGLSNNCNGGGMVLAPLSSHTPPSVFSADFLDSSDLQLHWDSCL, from the exons AGAAGGACACGAGAGGAGCTGGTCAGCCAAGGAATCATGCCCC CGCTAAAGAGTCCGGCTGCCTTTCACGAACAAAGGAGAAGTCTGGAGAGAGCGCGC ACGGAGGATTACCTGAAAAGGAAGATCAGGAGTCGGCCAGAGAGGTCTGAATTGGTGAGGATGCACATTTTAGAAG AGACTTCAGCCGAGCCCTCACTGCAGGCCAAGCAGATGAAGCTGAAGAGAGCTCGATTGGCTGATGACCTCAATGATAAGATCTCCCACCGTCCTGGACCCATCGAGCTTATCCACAAGAACATTCTGCCTGTGCACACGCTCATTG TTACAGAGTCTCCGAAGGGTGAGAGCTCCTCATTGGATGAGGACAGTAGTGATGCCCTGTCACCAGATCCACAGGGTAGTCAGGACTCTCCTTTGGGTCTTGCCCCGCAACACTCCCCTTCTGATTTGCTGAATATGAATGGACAAGCCTCGCCCACTCAG TTCCTCAGTCAGGCCCCACCTCCTCTGCTCCGTGCATCTGACAGCTCTCCGCCACAGAATCTAGCCAATGAAACCACTATGGCGAACTCTTCCCGTCCACCTACGGGACAGACAAAG CAGCAGTCCAAATCCAGCACAGATCGGACTTCTCAGCGACTCAAGAAACCCAAAGATAACAAGCCCAAAGTGAAGAAACTTAAATATCACCAGTACATCCCCCCTGACCAGAAGAACGACCGTGAGCCCCCTCCCCAGCTGGACTCCTCGTACGCCAAGATCCTCCATCAGCAGCAGCTTTTCCTTCAGCTTCAGATCATCAACCAGCAACAGCAGCACTACAACTACCACACTATCCTACCTGCTCCTCCCAA ACTTCCTACTGAAAAGCAGCAACCATCCACCAATTCTGGCCCCTCCCCATCCCAGACAACTTCCACCTGCTCTACAGCTTCCTCCAATAAGAATGGGCCTACTCGTCAGAGCCAGCCTACAGTGGGAGGAGCTAAGCCCAACACTTTGCCTGCAAACCTGGAGGAATTCAAA GTTGCTGAGCTTAAACATGAGCTCAAACTGAGGGGTCTGACAGTATCAGGCACTAAGAACGATCTCATCGAACGACTGAAAAACTACCAGGAACAAAACTGTGGTTCCTCAGCATCAGGAGCTGGAGCTGTGAAAACTGTGTCTGCTCAGTCATCTGGTGCTGTCCCACATCAAAGGAAAGACGTGACTGTTAAAATGTCCGCCTTTCCCATGGCAGCTTCCACCAGGGTCCACACCACAACTCCACCTCAAATCATGCGGTTTAGCAGTACTAGCTCCTCTCCTCCTGTATCTCCTACCCCCTCTGACCGTTCTGTGGCTGGATTGAGTCCAGATGAGACCAGCTGCAATGGGGATGTGTATGGAGAAATG GTTAGCTCACCTCTGACCCAGCTTACCCTGCACCCCTCTCCAGATCATCCCTCCTCAATTAAAGAGGAGCCTCTTGGGCAGATGCAGGCCTCTTGTAGCTTTTCTCGCCCAGGTCCACTGTCAGCTGCGCAGCCTCAAGTTCCAGGTCTGGTGACAACAGCAGGATCAGCAGTGCCTCCTCTGAACAAAGACCAAATGCTTCAGGAGAAAGACAAGCAGATAGAGGAGCTGACACGTATGCTCAGGCAGAAGCAGAGGCTGGTGGAGACTCTGCGCTCTCAGCTGGAGCAGGGTAAGCATGGAGCAGCCACAGATGGCATGGACAACACCACAACCTCTGATATACCATCCCTCCCCAATGGAGTGGAGGTGAGGGTAAAGGAAGAGATCAAGGAGGAAATGGATACATCAGAGTACTTGCAGAAGCAGGTCCAGCCTCTGAAAAAGATGCAGACACCGTGTTCACAGCAGACACTGCTCAGGCTGCAGCAGATTCACCGGGTACAgctgcagcagcaacagcaacaACTGCAGCATCAGCAAATGCTGGTGGACCTACCAAACATACAGCAACAGAAGACACAGTTACTGCAACAGCAAAATCAGCAAATGCAAGTGGACCCAACAAAACTCCAGCAAGAGCAAGGGAAGATACAGGTATTGCAAAAACAGCAGCAGAAGACACAGTTACTACAACAGCAGCAGAAAACACAGCTACTGCAACAGCAGCAGAAGGCACAGTTACTACAACAACAGCAGCTGCAGAAGAATCAGTTACAGCAGCAGCAGAAGACACAATTACTACAACAAGAGCAGCTGCAGAAGAATCAGTTACAGCAGCAGCAGAAGACACAGTTACTGCAACAGAAGACACAGTTGCTGCTgcaacagcagcaacaacaaaaGCTGCAGCAGCTCATCATCCAGCAGAGTCAGCAAAAGCAACTACAAACCAATCAGAAGAAGCAGCAGAAATCACAAAATCAGCCACAGCAGCAGTCACAGACACAGCAG ATTTCACAAGTGTTCGTCAACCAACAGTCTGGTACTCAAATTACCACATCTTTTCCACTGGATCTCCTGAAGGCTCACGCCACACCCACACTGGTCACCGATAGCAACGGCAACCGTTATCTGATTGCAATAACCAGTAACGGTGTGGATAGCCTGTCAGGAAAGTCTCCTCAGAACAAATCCAATGGACGCATTACTCTTCAG AGATTACAATCTACCCCTACCAAGCTCCCTAGCCAATCATCTACTGAAATCGCTGGTTCTGCCAACCAATCACAAGCTGTCAGAGAGCCCATCACCAAA GTGCAGAAATCAGGGCTCCACTTGAACACCACAACAGTTCAAGAGTCTAGCCCGCCAGTATCTGCCCCACCCAGCTTTGAGCCCTTCTTCTGTGAGGAATCTAACCCACTGAGCAAACCCTCCTCACCCCCTTCATTTAAG GAGGTGGTTTGCCCAACCTTTGATCGGCACACATTGTTCACCCCTTCCTCCCCAAAGCTGAACCCTCACCCCCCTCAACATTtcaaa GAAAATCTCTCTAACAACCAGCAAATAGATGACCTGTTTGAAATCCTAATCAAGAgtggag AAATTTCATCAGGATTCAAAGCTAATCAGGACCCCTCCCTGTCAGACCTCCATTCCAGCCCTCCCACCTCCTCCCCACATTCTTCTCTGCTGCACCTCTCACCACCCATACATCACATTGACCCTTCCCCTTCCCAGAAGCTCCCAGACACACAGGACAGTCCCTGCTCGGAAACTGGCCGCCTTGAGGACTTCCTGGAGAGCACCACTGGGACGCCTCTTCTCGGTGCGGAGCCAGATGGTCCATTGACATTGATTGATGACCTCCACAACCAAATGCTGAGCACTTCCAGTATTCTGGACCATCCCCCATCTCCAATGGACACCAGTGACCTGAGCTTCTCACCCCATCCAACTAGCCTAGACTTTGAAGACCCCACCCTTGATGGCATGGATTGGTTGGACATACCTGTGGGAGGATTGAGCAATAATTGTAATGGTGGGGGTATGGTTCTAGCCCCTCTGAGTTCACACACCCCACCCAGTGTATTCTCTGCAGACTTTTTGGACAGTTCAGATCTTCAGCTCCATTGGGACTCCTGTTTGTAG